The region TTCCTATAAAAGATCTTGCGATATCTTTGCCTGGGTTTCTTTCAGATGCAATTATttactctcttctttctccctatCCTATATTCCTTTCTTTTGGTTCTCTAGACATtgccttccttcttttctttgtcCTATTTTAGCCCCCTCCAAAGTGTGTCTTGCTGTTGCTGTTCTGATCTAGAGGCAATGAAGCAATGAATTGGGGTGGCTGAAATGTAGGCACAGGTGGGAGGGACAGGCAGACATGATAAAAAGAGGGAAAGCACCCAAGTGTGAGGTACACCTGCAGCAATCCCTGCAGACCTTCATGATTACACTCTAGATAACTGAAAGAAGGGCGATACTCAAATAAGGACCTAGGGTGGTGTTTGACATCTCAGGGGTTTCTGCCTGAAAATCCTGCCCAGGGGCTCCATCTTTTGTCTGAGCCTCCAGCTAGGGAGGTTTTGACAGCCTGCCCTTCTTTCCGTGGAGTCTCGgggatgtgtgggaatggggatTTGGAAGGCAGCTGTGAAGCAGGGTCTTCAGCTCTCAGGGTCCAAACCTTGGGACCATTTGATtttgggaaggaaagagaaagaatgatACTTCTCTGACTTCGCGCTCCTTATAATGTGACCTCCGAAAGAAAGAAGCAGTCAACTCCTTTTAACACCTGTACGCCACTGGAAAGTTACTTTGATGACTGGGACTGTGTTACAGGAGCTGCTGTCTCTGAGGCTTCTGTACACTTCAGCAGCTTTCAAAAAGAGCTGTGGCGTGGGGGGAGATTTGAGGGAGAGGGTTTCTGGTCCTATTCATGGCGATGCCTGGGGACAGCATGACCAAGTGAAAGCAGAATGCAGAGAGAAGTATTGGAGCCCAGTGAAGAACCTGAACTGTTATCCCCTAGTCATTTGCTGTTCTTAATAAGCAGTGCAAATACTGTTACCAGCACAACAAATTATAATGATTATTTTCTAGCAAAGACCTGATTGACTGAATCACTACTTTTAGTACATGAGGTTGTTAATATACAGATTCTTAGGAGATCATTATTATGTGCAAGTTTGCTAGagtatttgaatgttttttttttctctcccattatCTTGATTCTAAATGTAATTATTCTCAGGGTGATTTTTTCTGACCCTAGCTTCAGATGGAACGAGCCTGGTGGTCTCTGACTCATActgtacaaacaaacaaaaacaactaCTAGAAGAAACAGCAACTTAACAGCGGAAGAAATACAGCGTAGATGTGTTTGTCACATTTAAGCAGTGGACAAATGAGCTAATTTGAATCGCTTAGTACTTGTATAGTCACAACTAAACAACCCCTGTAAATTAATTGTATGACATGCGATTCCCAATTATGTAAAGCAGTATAATAAGCTTTGAGAATGGTGGCTGTCATTAGTTATATGTACAGGACTGTGGAAAATTACTTATTCTTTCTCTTTGCCTAGAGAGGCAAAAAATACCCGCTTCCTCAAACAAGTAGAGAGTAGCTCTGTTTTCTTCTAGTTGCAAACTGGGGTTTTTGTATGATTTGAAAGGTAGAGCAGAATGCGAACtgcttacattttctttaatttggcTATAGAAGATGGAATTCATTGGGCTCCGTCTGTTCAAATGAACTTTAAGCAACAATCAAGGAAAACATTTATGCTCCTCTCTACATATGTAATAGTAATATGTCTTCTGAAGAAGACATAATGGAACTGGAGGCTTAGGTTACCTTAGGAGAGCAATACAGGAATGTTAACTACTTATGTAGGCATTAAAGGCATTTTATAAAAGCAAGCAGGTTTTTCCTGCAAGGTATTAAAGTGACTTATTTGTTGTTTCTAGGAGCTGCCTTTCTTCTGGTTATGAAATTTAAAATGGGGAAACCTCCCTCCCAGCTGTCTCAGTTCCATTCTGGTCAGGAACCCCTGTATGTTTCTCCCCCAGTAATCTAACTGTTAATGCATTTAATTGGTGCTCCCAAAGCAGTTCTGAAATattgatagatttttaaaaacatctgtaaattataaataattttaaaagttcacaTTTCTCTTTTGAATGCCCATTACAGAGTATTAGTTTTCAAGACATTTAATAAGTTATGAGACAAATGAGTGAGTTTAATGTGGGGTCACTGatgtgaaaaaaatgtgatgGTTATATTAAAGTTGCAGCTTTTCCAAAACTGTGTACATTTCTATTGAAAGTAAACAGAGAATATTATGtaataatgtatattttatttaaagtgaCTTTAAAGGCACTATCTGCTAATTCTGTTAAAAACTTCAAAACTGTAGTTTGTTTCAGTGACACATACGCTAGGCCATCACTGAAGTCATGTTAATCCTTAAACACTATCCTTTGATCTTCTAGTTATTTACATCTATTCAGCACACAGCACAgtattgttttatttcagcaatATCTAACCTCTTCCTTTACTATTTATTCACACCTGCATATTCCCCTAAGATTCCTTATCTCATTTTCAAGGTAGCCCTGCAGACAATTAGTGGTGGTAGTAATATAAAATGTGTCCAGCACTAAAACCTGAAATGGCCATTACAAGTAAACTATATGATATATAATAACCACTTCACTCAATTACCTGCACAAAAATGCAAGGATTTAAAACTGTGGAGCTCTATCATACATCCAGTTAACTGACCTACCTACCTGCTATTTAGTCCTTCCTTTCTCATAATTCACATTCCATCTTGTATATGCCATCTGGTAAATTAACGAAGCTGTACATTTGTATGTGTTGTCCATCCCTTTCAATATGTTTGTACAAGCACATATATGTGTACACGGTGGTATATGAACAGGTCTTTGGCTGGTGGTGGGACAACAAATAATAACTACACAACAATTCAATGCATCTATGTGCATTCATAATCCATTTGCATGTGGCAGTATGTAGTAGATCTGTTTTATGTGCTGCTGCCTGGTATACTTGATTTGTCATTTTTAGTATCTATTCCTGTCCTATGTAACCCATTGTTATAAATTTTGTACCTGTTAAAGAAACCTTGCTATTTAGTACTTCagatggggtcctgggggatagTTTGTGACCAGTCTTCCATTACCATTAAGGGGGTAAAGTAACAAGAAATCATCAGCAGGACCTAGAGCCGGGAGGTGTCTGTCCAGCTAAACTGCTGGGCTTTCTCTTTGGTCGGGTCCAGAAGCTTAAGCATTTTGCCAGCTCTGTGTTTCAGGGGGAGAAAGGATTTTTCTTGCGGGGATGGTTCAGACCTGAGAGATATGGGTTCTGTTTCCTCCTTTGCACAGATTACATTTGTAACCTGAGGCAAACTGCTCCATCTTGTCTGTGCCCCAGTTACTTGAGCAGCAAAATAGGGAAAATAGAAAGCTGCTGCTTACAGGatattgaaaatattaatttgttcATATTTGTAAACTCTGTTCTATCAGAGGAACCTTGTGTATTATGGCACATAAAGGTTTGCTGACATTTGCTTTAGGAATGTGGCCATTTATCTAGTGGCAGCAAAACCATGTTTAAATCATACAGAAAAATAAGGCATGATAAAGCAAGTGCCCCAAAGCATATTCCAGCCAAAGCATGCATATGTCATAAACCTTCCTGGTGACTAAGTGACGTTCTTCTGAAGCGGTACTGTTAATTCAGTTCAGCAGCTCTAGGGATAAGATCACTTTTAAGACCTCACGACTACTGGGGTTGGCACATGAGTGGCTGGCTGCTAACTCCACAGAGGTGCTTTTGTGCTCTGAtgcttcccccttcctccctcccctttcgTGGGATAACTCCTTCTGGTATTACTTCACTTTTCTGTTACTGAGCACTTTCCCCCATAAATATGACTGAACAGGTGTTACTCTGCTACTAACTGAGTTTCCAGCTGTCCTCCTCCAACACAGACCAGGCAAAATCTGTTGTTTCGTCCTATTAGGCAGACTAGAGAACTATCAAGTTTGAGATGGAGGTCTTCCTCGCAGGATACGGTAGTTTTGTTGCCAGAAGATGGTCAGGAAGGCCTGGCTGGCTAACAAAGACAGTCCTTCAGCTGCTGGGTGTAGTTCCAGTTTTGCATCCCCTttggcagcagcacagagactGTTGCAGTGTGGCCAGCCAGCAAAATTAGGAAATAAGGACCTCTTTTATTTACTCAGGCTGCTGAATCATGGGCATTCCTGTCTGCTTGGAGAAAAGTCAGGCAGCTCTACTTTCCACTGGAAGTCTCAGGAGTGCTTGGTACTTTCATCTCAGAGTGTTCACACACTTGTTTTAATGTGCTTTATGGAAATGGTGAAACTCAGCAAGTACAGTTGGTGTAGAAAAACATCTGCACTAACTATTCACACACATTTGCATCTTTAAATAGACTTTTAGGCCTTGTTGCCGATTTTCAGCAAAGGTTTTTGGTTGTGTGTGCTAGAGCTTTCTTAGAGTCAGTGAGTGTGAAGTGACTGgttccaaaaattaaaaatttacatGGACATGTTAAGTGCATCACATTGAAACTCAGAATACTTGCCATAACACAAAAAAGACATTTACAGTAAGTAGCACTTAGTgaatgctgaaggaaaaaaaaagtcgatacagaaaatatactttaaaactCCATAAACACTCTGTCGAATACCTGGAGCCCTATTCTGCCCTCAGACAGACGTGTACCACTCCTGGAGACTTGTATTTGTGCATCTGAATTTGGTCCAgagtattttaaaacagcttgTTATAACgttaaaaatcagtatttgtaATGTTGTCATAGCTTGGTGGGTAGGTGTCTACAGATTTATATACATGTGGCAGTATGCAGAGTAGCAGCAAACTGTTGGTATTTTCTATGTGAGTGATTGGCAAAAGGGGGTGGGTTTGAAGTCCCTTACCCCAGCAGCAGGTCAAACTTTACCCCCAGTACAGAGCCGACTCTGTGGTAAGTGCCCCTGGGAAAGTGGGAGTGGAGTCCATATCCTGAGCCTGCTAGTTAGCTGCAGGGACCTTCGTTTAGCTCCTCCGTCATGGCTTTCAGTGCCCAGGTCTGCATGCCTAACGCCCGCGCCCATGGAGTAGCCTCAGTGCAGGGTAGCAAGCTGTGGATCGCTGCCATTTTGAAGGAGATGCTCTTAATGGTTGCACGTTAATTTTACGGGGCAGCATCTTTGGGTGGGGAGATGACAGAGCAGGCAGTGCCATCGCTCACGTCCTGCTGTAGCAGTAGTTACCCTTAGTCCCGGTTTCCTTCTTGATTGCTGTCCCCAGATCCATTCCTAGACAGCCCCTAAGCTCACCAGGTGCGTTAGTCTATTGCGCACCGTGTTCCCAGTGTTCAGGATGGAGTCTGCACCACAGAAGTCACTGCAGCAAAACATTTCCCTTGTCACAGAGGAAGGGTTTCATAAGCCCTTCTTCGGGTTGCTGGTGGCTGACAAGCCCGGCTTTGGGAGCCCTTTGTGTGAGCGCAGCCCAGGGGCCCTCCTTCCGGAGCGCGGTGCCTGCCCGCCGGTGCCCCTTCCACGACAACTCTCTCCCACCCCGCCGTGCCGGGGGGAAGCTGGGGAAATGTGTTGGATGCATTGTTAGGCTCGTACTCAGGAAAATCCTGTTGTCCTCTGCCGTGTGCTGTGCGGAATTCCCCCTTCCTTGCTGGTTCTTCTGTAGCTTTGAGAGTCTGAGAGGTTTTCACATTTCAAGTTAAAAGGACACAAGTTGGACTTGCAAGTGGTTTGCTCTTCTCCTTTTTGCACAAAGACGATTACTCTGCAGAATTATTATGggcttggattaaaaaaaacacaacagcaaagTGACATACAGAAACATTTATGTTTGCCAGTTGGAAAGCAAGAACCATCTCTGTGCTATAGTTACACTATTCCCcctctgctttctttcccttctatAAAAGCTGACGAGAGACCCCCAAGCAAACAAGAAGAATTGGATGGGGGAAAGGGGCTGCCATTGCTTATGTGGTGGTCACACTCAGCACTTGATCCTGACCCTGCTGCCAGCCCGACAGCCCAGTGAGATCCACAAGCCAGGGGGAATTGTTGTATAATAGGTAAAACCGGGCAGGCAGTGGCCACAAAAAGGAGGTGATTTACTACTGTGTCAGTGATGGTACACTATTTATAACAGTTACTATATATTCCTCTAAACATTTATACAATAATATATCATTTCTGAATAGGATATACATTTTAATACTAAATTTGGTTACAAAATATGTTGCCTAGGCATTCACagactatttttctttcagttgcttGACATAAATTCTTGTTTATCAGCTGGCACTGGTTGTATGTCAGAAatacatttgatttttaaaggacaaaaagtTTTTCCACTTAAAAGGTCTGTCtgaaaatgataatttaaaataaaatttttaaatgtagaaaaaatGAATGCCTTTTTCTGTAAATAGTTGTTTCACTGTCTTGATCATTTCCAGTTTTAGAGTAAAACCAAGCAATTTGAAAGGGCAATACACAGATTTACATTAAAAGTCTCCTGTGAATATTGCAGTCATTAACGTACCAACTTAAAAACTCACCTGGCTGGTATTATTTAGTGTATATGGCAATGAGTAACTTTGCTTCAGTACATTGGGAAGGATTTTAGCAGATGATAGTACTTTTGCTGGAAGGGAGGATTCTTattttccaatttttattttaaaaaaacaaacacctttgTGTTCACTTCACAGACATGGCACTTGgcctggggtttggttttgttatttaaatatatatcatTAGTGCAGGTTCATATGtagataaatatatgtatatataatgtgTGTGTGCAAAAGGTGTGTGTAGTTTGTGAAACCCTCCTCTGCAAGATGTAAACAAGAGGATAAAAACCCATGCAGTTTCCAACTTATCCTGAAAAGCATTGTGTCAATGGGCAGGCATCCAGCAAtggtgtttggttgttttctCAGAGTTAGATGGTTGCCATCTGGCACTGATAGTGAGATGGTGTTGTCATCAGTTTCTAGATGCAGGAAAGGAATGAATCCTCATCTGTTTCCTGTGGATAAGCAAGAGGTTGATAATCTAGTAAAATCTTGTTACCTTAAAGAACGCAGGCTTGGAATTTGTTTACACAGTACAGGCCGGCTCTAACTTTTATGTTGGTGTAGTAAATTTCTTGAGAGAAAGCTGAAGATGTTAAGAATCTTACTGCTTGGCAAGAATACCttaagaaagatatttttcaagaggtttatcctgtatttttctgtactgtagtcagttttacttttaaaaggaaaaaaaccccaagcattgCCCCTGGAAAGGAATAGAAGAATTATTTGATGTAGAGTGGCCTTTCAAgcattcttttaatatttttaaagaagttttacGTTAAGATAAGTATGATCATCATAGTGTTgtaatctacattttaaaaaaagggtagAAAAACTGTACACTAcatctgttggaaaaaaaacagttagCAACTTGCCTTGTCTATAAGATGAGGTAGTATCATGGATAACTAGTTCAATTAGTTATCTGGCTagcatttctgttttgtcttttccttGTTACTCATGAATCATTCAGCTTTTACCTtaattgtttattatttttcctgtttccagtTTTTTACAAGTTGCTTTGTCTGTGATCACCTCACAGTACAGGTTTTGCTGGACTGAGGAAGTTCAGCTGGCTGAGGCCTttgcaaaaaggaagaaatggtgGGCAACCTCTTGaacttaaaaagggaaaaaaaatgctgttcacAACTGACCCTTTTGAAACTTTCTCATTTTCCTTGATCCTGACTGTTGGTTTGTTAGTTTATTCTGAACATTTAATGATCCAGCTGCCAGCTTTCAGTAACTGAATTGTATTGTTATTGGAGAAATCTGGTTGCACTTTATTAGAGAAAACATCACTGTTTATACTGTTGTCCTGTTCCTCCCCTGTAATTTTTCCTCTTACTGTTTAGAATAACACCCAAGTCTCTCTCAGTAATAGCCTATAAAAGATTTCTGTGTTCAACATcaacttgaggggaaaaaaaaaaaaccctgtggcAAAGCAGGGggaattttttcattaaatgttagGCATGTGGGTTACtgcattaattttaaatcatttctgtaatattttctcctttcctttgaCTCTTTGGATGCTCACAAAATATGCAAATCATTTTACAATTGatacaaaagaaacattaaatatattaaaatctgcattttaataaAGTTGTCAATGTATAATGCATATCCTGCAACTGAGAAAGAATGAtaagaaagcaataaaaagttAATACAAGCACAGAACTATTTAATAACTTTTAATGTTTTACAGTCTGATAAAAATAAACGTGGTCTTGAAGCTGTGGATACAGGTGTAAGAAATACCCTAGTCTAATACATTTTAGCTATTTAGGAGTGGCAGATCTGTGTTGTTCGTATGCATTTGCTATCTCCTTTGAACTGTAGGGATTAAGCTTGTGGGCAtgtttctttctcatttcagatGGAGTGGATGTTGAGGATGACCCCACTTGCTCATGGCCAGCATCATCACCTTCTAGCAAGGACCAGACTTCCCCGAGCCATGGAGAAGGTTGTGATTTTGGTGAAGAGGAAGGAGGCCCAGGGTTGCCCTATCCATGCCAGTTTTGTGACAAATCGTTCAGCCGCCTCAGCTACTTAAAGCACCACGAGCAAAGTCACAGTGACAAGCTCCCTTTCAAATGCACATATTGCAGTCGTCTCTTCAAACACAAACGGAGCAGGGACCGCCACATAAAGCTTCATACGGGAGACAAGAAATATCACTGCAGTGAATGTGATGCAGCATTCTCAAGGAGTGATCATCTTAAAATACACTTAAAGACTCATACGTCCAACAAGCCATATAAGTGTGCCATTTGTAGGCGTGGATTCCTGTCGTCTAGTTCGCTGCATGGTCACATGCAGGTTCACGAGAGGAACAAAGATGGCTCTCAGTCCGCTTCCCGGATGGAGGACTGGAAAATGAAAGACACTCAGAAATGCAGCCAGTGTGAAGAAGGCTTTGATTTTCCTGAAGATCTTCAGAAGCACATTGCAGAATGTCACCCCGAGTGTTCCCCTAATGAAGACCGATCTGCTCTTCAGTGTGTTTACTGTCATGAACTCTTTGTAGAGGAAACGTCTCTGGTGAATCACATGGAGCAGGCTCATAATGGTGAGAAGAAGAATTCATGCAGCATTTGCTCTGAGAACTTTCATACTGTGGAGGAGCTGTACAGCCACATGGACAGTCACCAGCAGCCAGAGTCGTGCAACCACAGCAACAGCCCGTCGTTGGTAACTGTGGGCTACACCTCAGTCTCTAGCACCACTCCAGATTCGAATCTCTCGGTGGATAGTTCAACAATGGTGGAAACAGCTCCTCCCATACCAAAAGGTCGTGGAAGGAAGCGGGCAGCTCAGCAAGTGCCAGATATCACTGGTCCTTCGAGTAAACAGGCAAAAGTTACCTATAGCTGCATTTATTGCAACAAGCAGTTATTTTCCAGCCTTGCAGTTTTGCAGATACACCTGAAAACTATGCATTTAGATAAACCCGAACAAGCCCATATCTGTCAGTATTGTTTGGAGGTATTGCCATCTCTCTACAATCTGAATGAACATCTTAAGCAAGTCCATGAAGCTCCGGACCCAGCACTGATTGTTTCTACCATGCCCGCCATGGTGTACCAGTGCAACTTCTGCTCTGAAGTGTTCAATGACCTCAACACCCTTCAGGAACACATCCGATGTTCTCATGGATTTGCCAATCCTGCTGCTAAGGACAGTAATGCATTCTTTTGTCCCCATTGCTACATGGGATTTCTTACAGATTCTTCTCTGGAAGAGCATATTAGACAAGTCCATTGTGATCTTAGCAGTTCCCGTTTTGGTTCCCCTGTGCTTGGAACCCCAAAAGATCCAGTGGTGGAAGTGTATTCTTGTTCTTACTGTACTAATTCTCCAATATTTAATAGTGTTCTTAAACTGAACAAGCATATCAAGGAGAACCATAAGAACATTCCTTTGGCACTGAATTACATccacaatggaaaaaaatccagagcCATGAGCCCCTTATCTCCTGTAACCATTGAGCAGACCTCTTTAAAGATGATGCAGGCAGTTGGAGGTGCTCCTCCTCGTCCTGCAGGTGAATATATTTGTAATCAGTGTGGTGCTAAGTATACTTCCTTGGACGGTTTTCAGACTCATTTAAAAACACATCTGGACACTGTCCTGCCAAAACTGACCTGCCCTCAGTGCAACAAGGAATTTCCAAATCAGGAGTCTCTGCTGAAGCATGTTACCATTCATTTCATGATCACCTCAACCTACTACATCTGTGAAAGCTGTGACAAGCAATTCACTTCTGTGGATGACTTGCAGAAACACCTACTGGACATGCATACATTTGTGTTCTTCCGCTGCACCTTGTGCCAAGAGGTTTTTGACTCGAAAGTCTCTATTCAGCTACACTTGGCTGTGAAGCACAGCAATGAAAAGAAGGTATACAGATGTACATCTTGCAACTGGGATTTCCGCAATGAGACTGACCTACAGCTTCATGTTAAACACAACCACCTGGAGAACCAAGGCAAAGTACACAAGTGCATCTTCTGTGGCGAGTCCTTTGGTACAGAGGTGGAGCTGCAGTGTCACATTACCACACACAGCAAGAAGTACAACTGCAAGTTCTGCAGCAAAGCTTTCCATGCTATCATCTTGCTGGAAAAGCATTTAAGGGAAAAACATTGTGTTTTTGAAACGAAGACTCCAAACTGTGGAACGAATGGGGCATCTGAGCAGGTTCAGAAAGAGGAAGTGGAACTCCAGACCTTGTTGACAAATAGCCAGGAGTCCCATAACAGCCACGATGGCAGCGAAGAAGATGTGGACACATCTGAGCCTATGTATGGCTGTGACATTTGTGGAGCAGCTTATACCATGGAGACTCTCCTGCAAAATCACCAGCTTCGAGACCACAACATTCGACCTGGAGAGAGTGCCATAGTGAAGAAAAAGGCTGAACTCATTAAAGGGAATTACAAGTGTAATGTGTGTTCTCGAACATTCTTCTCTGAAAATGGGCTCCGAGAACACATGCAGACACACTTGGGACCAGTGAAACATTATATGTGCCCAATCTGTGGTGAGCGGTTTCCATCTCTTCTGACTCTTACTGAACATAAGGTCACACATAGTAAGAGCCTGGACACTGGAAACTGCAGGATTTGCAAGATGCCCCTCCAGAGTGAGGAGGAATTTTTAGAGCATTGCCAAATGCACCCTGACTTGAGGAACTCCTTGACGGGGTTTCGCTGTGTGGTGTGCATGCAGACAGTGACCTCCACGCTGGAACTGAAAATCCATGGCACGTTCCACATGCAGAAAACTGGAAACGGTTCTGCCGTGCAGTCCACGGGACGCACACAGCATCTCCAGAAACTGTACAAGTGTGCTTCTTGCCTGAAGGAATTCCGCTCAAAACAGGATTTAGTGAAACTTGACATCAACGGTCTGCCATACGGTCTGTGTGCTAGCTGTGTTAATCTCAGTAAAAGTGGTAGTCCAAGTGTCAACATCCCTTCAAGCAGTAACAGACAAGGCATGGGCCAAAATGAGAACTTGAGTTCCATTGA is a window of Athene noctua chromosome 2, bAthNoc1.hap1.1, whole genome shotgun sequence DNA encoding:
- the ZNF521 gene encoding zinc finger protein 521 isoform X7, yielding MQVHERNKDGSQSASRMEDWKMKDTQKCSQCEEGFDFPEDLQKHIAECHPECSPNEDRSALQCVYCHELFVEETSLVNHMEQAHNGEKKNSCSICSENFHTVEELYSHMDSHQQPESCNHSNSPSLVTVGYTSVSSTTPDSNLSVDSSTMVETAPPIPKGRGRKRAAQQVPDITGPSSKQAKVTYSCIYCNKQLFSSLAVLQIHLKTMHLDKPEQAHICQYCLEVLPSLYNLNEHLKQVHEAPDPALIVSTMPAMVYQCNFCSEVFNDLNTLQEHIRCSHGFANPAAKDSNAFFCPHCYMGFLTDSSLEEHIRQVHCDLSSSRFGSPVLGTPKDPVVEVYSCSYCTNSPIFNSVLKLNKHIKENHKNIPLALNYIHNGKKSRAMSPLSPVTIEQTSLKMMQAVGGAPPRPAGEYICNQCGAKYTSLDGFQTHLKTHLDTVLPKLTCPQCNKEFPNQESLLKHVTIHFMITSTYYICESCDKQFTSVDDLQKHLLDMHTFVFFRCTLCQEVFDSKVSIQLHLAVKHSNEKKVYRCTSCNWDFRNETDLQLHVKHNHLENQGKVHKCIFCGESFGTEVELQCHITTHSKKYNCKFCSKAFHAIILLEKHLREKHCVFETKTPNCGTNGASEQVQKEEVELQTLLTNSQESHNSHDGSEEDVDTSEPMYGCDICGAAYTMETLLQNHQLRDHNIRPGESAIVKKKAELIKGNYKCNVCSRTFFSENGLREHMQTHLGPVKHYMCPICGERFPSLLTLTEHKVTHSKSLDTGNCRICKMPLQSEEEFLEHCQMHPDLRNSLTGFRCVVCMQTVTSTLELKIHGTFHMQKTGNGSAVQSTGRTQHLQKLYKCASCLKEFRSKQDLVKLDINGLPYGLCASCVNLSKSGSPSVNIPSSSNRQGMGQNENLSSIENKSKAGGLKTRCSSCNVKFESESELQNHIQSIHRELVPDSNSTQLKTPQVSPMPRISPSQTEEKKTYQCIKCQMVFYNEWDIQVHVANHMIDEGLNHECKLCNQTFDSPAKLQCHLIEHSFEGMGGTFKCPVCFTVFVQANKLQQHIFSAHGQEDKIYDCTQCPQKFFFQTELQNHTMTQHSS
- the ZNF521 gene encoding zinc finger protein 521 isoform X6 translates to MSRRKQAKPRSLKDPNCKLEDKAEDGEVLDCKKRPDEGEELEEEAVHSCDSCLQVFESLSDITEHKINQCQLTDGVDVEDDPTCSWPASSPSSKDQTSPSHGEGCDFGEEEGGPGLPYPCQFCDKSFSRLSYLKHHEQSHSDKLPFKCTYCSRLFKHKRSRDRHIKLHTGDKKYHCSECDAAFSRSDHLKIHLKTHTSNKPYKCAICRRGFLSSSSLHGHMQVHERNKDGSQSASRMEDWKMKDTQKCSQCEEGFDFPEDLQKHIAECHPECSPNEDRSALQCVYCHELFVEETSLVNHMEQAHNGEKKNSCSICSENFHTVEELYSHMDSHQQPESCNHSNSPSLVTVGYTSVSSTTPDSNLSVDSSTMVETAPPIPKGRGRKRAAQQVPDITGPSSKQAKVTYSCIYCNKQLFSSLAVLQIHLKTMHLDKPEQAHICQYCLEVLPSLYNLNEHLKQVHEAPDPALIVSTMPAMVYQCNFCSEVFNDLNTLQEHIRCSHGFANPAAKDSNAFFCPHCYMGFLTDSSLEEHIRQVHCDLSSSRFGSPVLGTPKDPVVEVYSCSYCTNSPIFNSVLKLNKHIKENHKNIPLALNYIHNGKKSRAMSPLSPVTIEQTSLKMMQAVGGAPPRPAGEYICNQCGAKYTSLDGFQTHLKTHLDTVLPKLTCPQCNKEFPNQESLLKHVTIHFMITSTYYICESCDKQFTSVDDLQKHLLDMHTFVFFRCTLCQEVFDSKVSIQLHLAVKHSNEKKVYRCTSCNWDFRNETDLQLHVKHNHLENQGKVHKCIFCGESFGTEVELQCHITTHSKKYNCKFCSKAFHAIILLEKHLREKHCVFETKTPNCGTNGASEQVQKEEVELQTLLTNSQESHNSHDGSEEDVDTSEPMYGCDICGAAYTMETLLQNHQLRDHNIRPGESAIVKKKAELIKGNYKCNVCSRTFFSENGLREHMQTHLGPVKHYMCPICGERFPSLLTLTEHKVTHSKSLDTGNCRICKMPLQSEEEFLEHCQMHPDLRNSLTGFRCVVCMQTVTSTLELKIHGTFHMQKTGNGSAVQSTGRTQHLQKLYKCASCLKEFRSKQDLVKLDINGLPYGLCASCVNLSKSGSPSVNIPSSSNRQGMGQNENLSSIENKSKAGGLKTRCSSCNVKFESESELQNHIQSIHRELVPDSNSTQLKTPQVSPMPRISPSQTEEKKTYQCIKCQMVFYNEWDIQVHVANHMIDEGLNHECKLCNQTFDSPAKLQCHLIEHSFEGMGGTFKCPVCFTVFVQANKLQQHIFSAHGQEDKIYDCTQCPQKFFFQTELQNHTMTQHSS